Proteins from a genomic interval of Coraliomargarita sinensis:
- a CDS encoding uracil-DNA glycosylase family protein, with protein MSPSISDELAAAAQRLADTVDRFNFAEPTTHVYNPLRYAWAPHEQYIRKHGNSRKKVVFMGMNPGPFGMAQTGVPFGEIELVRDWVGVEANVLKPGDEHPKRPIEGFACTRSEVSGRRLWGALKERFGTSEAFFADHFIVNYCPLVFMEASGKNRTPDKMPAAETEPLYAACDQHLRELVEVLQPEWLIGVGAFAEGRAKQALDGMAIKFGRILHPSPASPAANRGWTEQATRQLVDLGIWEAE; from the coding sequence ATGTCTCCATCAATTTCAGATGAACTTGCCGCCGCGGCCCAGCGTCTGGCCGATACCGTGGACCGTTTCAACTTTGCTGAGCCCACCACCCATGTGTACAACCCGCTGCGCTATGCCTGGGCGCCGCATGAGCAGTACATTCGCAAACACGGTAACTCACGAAAGAAGGTCGTTTTTATGGGCATGAATCCGGGGCCCTTTGGGATGGCGCAAACCGGCGTGCCTTTTGGCGAGATCGAGTTGGTGCGCGATTGGGTCGGTGTTGAAGCCAATGTCTTGAAGCCCGGTGATGAGCATCCCAAGCGGCCGATCGAAGGCTTTGCCTGTACCCGTAGTGAAGTGAGTGGCCGACGCTTGTGGGGGGCTTTAAAAGAGCGCTTCGGTACATCGGAAGCCTTTTTTGCCGACCATTTTATCGTCAATTACTGCCCACTGGTTTTTATGGAGGCTTCGGGTAAGAACCGTACGCCGGATAAAATGCCGGCTGCCGAGACGGAACCACTATACGCCGCCTGCGATCAACACCTGCGCGAATTGGTGGAAGTGCTCCAGCCGGAGTGGCTCATCGGGGTGGGGGCCTTTGCCGAGGGACGGGCCAAGCAGGCCCTGGATGGCATGGCGATCAAGTTCGGCCGGATTCTGCACCCCAGCCCGGCCAGCCCTGCGGCCAATCGCGGCTGGACCGAGCAGGCCACCCGGCAACTGGTTGATTTGGGGATTTGGGAGGCAGAATAA
- a CDS encoding SelT/SelW/SelH family protein yields MKPQVQIEYCPGCRWLLRAGWTAQELLTTFEQELGAVTLRPSETGGRFTVTVDGVVVWDRKTEGRFPEMKELKQIIRDRIAPEHDLGHSDTPERQ; encoded by the coding sequence ATGAAACCTCAGGTCCAAATCGAATACTGTCCCGGGTGTCGCTGGCTGCTGCGTGCGGGGTGGACGGCACAAGAATTACTGACCACTTTCGAGCAAGAGCTTGGAGCCGTCACGCTTCGGCCTTCCGAGACGGGTGGACGTTTTACCGTCACGGTGGATGGTGTCGTTGTTTGGGATCGAAAGACAGAGGGGCGCTTTCCGGAAATGAAAGAACTCAAGCAAATCATCCGCGACCGTATCGCGCCCGAGCATGACCTTGGGCACAGCGACACGCCTGAACGACAATGA
- a CDS encoding thioredoxin family protein, giving the protein MKKLPLILSAVLFSLSLHAGVETGAKAPEFTLTDTNGTEHSLSDFKGKYVVLEWTNHGCPFVKKHYNEGHMQALQEKMTDQGVVWLVVNSGAPGKQGSVTPEQGNKQIADKGIKATAMLLDTDGKVGRAYDARVTPHMYVIAPDGELIYQGAIDSIKSTKVEDIEKATNYVKAAYMSHKKGEPVESPTTTPYGCGVKY; this is encoded by the coding sequence ATGAAAAAACTACCACTCATCCTCTCCGCTGTTCTCTTTTCACTCAGTCTGCACGCCGGTGTCGAAACCGGTGCGAAGGCACCTGAATTCACTCTGACCGATACCAATGGTACCGAGCACAGTCTGTCCGACTTCAAGGGCAAGTACGTTGTTCTCGAATGGACCAACCACGGTTGCCCTTTCGTCAAGAAGCACTACAACGAGGGGCATATGCAGGCCCTGCAGGAAAAAATGACGGATCAGGGCGTCGTCTGGTTGGTGGTCAATTCCGGTGCTCCCGGCAAGCAGGGCTCAGTCACTCCCGAACAAGGCAACAAACAGATCGCTGACAAGGGCATCAAAGCTACCGCGATGCTTCTCGATACCGATGGCAAAGTCGGTCGCGCTTACGACGCCCGCGTCACCCCGCACATGTATGTCATCGCCCCCGACGGTGAACTCATTTATCAAGGCGCTATCGACAGCATCAAGTCCACCAAGGTGGAAGACATTGAAAAGGCCACCAACTACGTCAAGGCGGCCTACATGTCTCATAAGAAGGGCGAGCCGGTGGAGAGCCCAACCACCACACCCTATGGCTGTGGCGTAAAATACTAG